In Macaca mulatta isolate MMU2019108-1 chromosome 16, T2T-MMU8v2.0, whole genome shotgun sequence, the sequence TGAGCCATTCAGAGCAGCTGGTCTTCCAGAGCTATGAGTATGTGGACTGCCGAGGAAACGCATCGGTGCCCCACCAGCTGACCCCTCACCCACCATGACCTGTCTGCTGTCCCTGTACTCCAGGCACCTGCAACCCTGGTCTTTATCTCCCACAACTCCCTGGTGACTAAGGAAGGACTACAGAGGCTTTGCCAAAGGAGAAGCCCTGCTTCGTCACACCCTTAACCTCCCACCCGCTCAGGAAGCTTGCTTTGAAGTTAacttcatacacacacactcatatccTCCAATTTCCCCCAGATTCTTTCAGGGGCTGCCATCAGATTCTGCCCTtggttagtctttttttttttcccagtagagacagagtctcactgttggcccaggttggtcttgaactcctgggctcaagcgatcttcccttcttggcctcccaaagcacttggattacagatgtgagccactgtgcctggctggtctTTCTTCAGGAAAATCTGACCTGGCATCTTCTTGAGGCACCTTAGATTCCCTGGAGTGGCACCTGGCCTTTCTGTACTGAGCACCTGGTGAGTCTGAAGGGGCCATTTCACCCCAGCTCCATCAGGGCTGGCCGTCCTGTCTGAATGGGGAGAGAGCTGTAGTTTTATCTGGCTTTTAAAACATAGACCtgccggctgggcgcagtggcttatgcctgtaatcccagcacttcgggaggccgaagcgggtggatcacttgaggtcaggagttcatgaccagcctggccaacatggtgaaaccttgtctctactgaaaatgcaaaaattagccgggtgtggtggcgcgcgcctgtaatctcagctactccggaggctgaggcaggagaatcacttgaaaccggaagacagaagttgcagtgagccaagatcatgccactgcactccagcctgggcaaaagagcaaaactctgtctccaaaaaaaaaaaaaaaaaaaaaaagagaccctTTTCAAGTTTTCTACTCTCTGATAGGAAAATTTGGGGACATCCAGTGCCATCTCCAAGGACTTTCTGGGGATCATAGATGCTTTCCTGTGCCTGTCTGCTTTGACCATGTGAAAAAgtgacagtctctctctctctctggtaaCTTGTCTGCCACCCATCTGAGAGATGAGCCAAGGCCCCTTAGccctctgtcctttctggttATTGACTGTCCCTGGTTCCTAGGAAGACAGCTGTTCTCCAGCTAAAGCTTCTCCTCTCTATAAAGCAGTTTCACTATTCTTTTCATAGCGGGAGCCAAAATAgtagaggaggggagggaggcaccTGGCATTCTGTGGGTCTGCACAGGAAAAAAAGAGCCAAAGTCAGATTCATTGTATAAGATATTTATTGAAGGAGAACCTGTAAGTCCACATCCTGAGCCCATGTGAGTAGACACAGGCAGGTCAAACGGTGGGCCCAGCTGCTCTCATCTGAAAGCCTGCAGGAGATGAAGCTGTCAGTATCCAGCTGAGGCTGCTGGGTTCTGTTCCACCACCACCTTAGCACCAGGGCCCACTCTGGTCCCAGAGGCCTCATCCTTCCTTGGGCTTTGACAATGTGGAGCAGCACGTCGGCAGGGACTGGTCTAGACCCTCCCTTTCCTGTCACTCAGCTAGGGCTAAGCCCCAGATAACCCCTGGTTTCCCACTGGCTCCTAGTAGAAAGGTTTCTGTACTTTAGCAGAACAGGAAGGATATTTGCTCATTAAAGGTGGCTTGGTCttacagctgggtgcagtggtatacacctgtagtcctagctactcaggaagctgaggtgggaggatctctggagcccaggagttcaactcTTACAAGAGCAGCAACAttagcaagaccctgtttaaaaaaaaaagaagctgggcatagtggcatgcacctgtaatcccagctactcaggaggctgaggcaggagaatcacttcaacccgggaggcggaggttgcagtgagccaagatcgcaccactgcactctagcctgggcaacaagagagagactctcttaaaaaaaaaaaaaaaaaaaaaaagatgagcagGGAAAGCTAAATTTGAAGTAGGATGCATGGAAATAGGGAGAAGTGGTGACAGAACTTGGTAACTAGGGGAacaaggggaaggaaggagactgTGCTGTCTCCACGCTGAGGTCAAGGTGGTGCTGGCAAGAGCGCAAAAGTCCAGGGAAGCCAGGCTGGAGCTGCTGTGTATAGACTGCCAAATGTGGAGTATTTATATTGTATTCAATAAACTATACTTAAGAATATTCAAAAAAGTCTCCTGGGAGTGGGAAGGGCACTAGTGAATACTCCCTAGGATACTCCTTATTTcacaaacttttcttttcttttttttttttgagacagtttcactctgttacccaggctggagtgcagtggcgtgatcttggctcagtgcaacctctgcctcctgtgttcaagcaattctcgtgcctcgaCTCCCTGAGTAGTTTTggttacagacatgcaccaccacacccagctaatttttgtatttttagtagagacagggtttcatcatgttggccacgctggtctgaaactcctggcctcaagtgatccacccgccttggcctcccagagtactgggattacaggcatgagccactgcacctggccgaaacTGTAATGTTCTAACGGACAGCAAGGTCTCTTCCCCGGGCCTCTGGGCCGCTGATGATATGTCCTGCCCTTCTGTTTTCCATGAGATTGCtcacaggatctcactctcttcctcttgctcccaTTGTGTATCTCTAAAGTCTCTTCCAATTTTACTATTCCTGTTCTGTGCTGTTATCTTCCCCACCATCCCGTTATCTTCCCCAGCTGCTCTCATCAGGAAATTTCGTGGGTTGCACTGAAATGGCCCCTTCAGACCAAAGGCAATGCTATGTAGGCTACAATGAAATACCCAGCTAATCCCTTGGATGGGGCTTGTGATTGAGGTGACTGAGGCAGCCTTTCTCAGCATGGAGGAAGAAAGGCCTTTCCAGGGCTTGCACCTTCCTGAAGTCTAACACCCAGGGTCTCCCAGCCctacccactccttcaccttggGCTGGTGAATCTCTTGGTTGTCGCTAGATGGAGAGGCTGAGAGCCAGGAAGGAAGAGGGCTGTGGGTTTTAGAAGGCAAACCTCCCTCCCCGTCCCAGGGTCAAGTGTCATGTTCCTGAGGCTATAGCCCCCACTTTCCTCCAAGCTCTTTCTCTCCATCCCTGCCCCCATCGTCCATTTGACGGCTGAGTGCCCACTGTAGGCCAGACATTGCACTGGGCTTGGAGGTGGGGAGCATCACTGCCTGCAACCACTTTCTGCTGCTGCAGGCCTGCTCTGATGTGATGTGACCCCTCCTTCCCCAGGCTGTATCTCAGTAAGCATGGGCTTGGGGGAATGAGTGATGGCTCCAGTGACAGTCACAAACTGAAACCCCTGACAGACTTATCACTGCTGAATGAGGGCAGGTAGTGATAGTAGTAGGAGTTGCATACTTGCAGGGGACCCAAGACCCAGTTCTCCCATTGGCTTTGCCTAGAGAAGCATGAACTTGTCTTCCACTCTCTTTCCACCCTCTCCATCCCCTTCGTGAGTCCTCCTGCCTGCTTCCTCTCATCCCTGTCTCATAAAGCTGACCAGTGCTGTGATTCCTCCCAGGAAAAGAATTACGTTTTATTCCTGGCAGCCACCTCTTCTAGAGTGGGTGGCTTTTGAAGTGGAGATGTTGCTGGATGCTGAGAAGATGTGGCTGCTCATCTGCATTTTGGGGATGGCCACTGGGGTCTCGGGTTCAATCTCTGGGTCACCACTGCTGTATGTAGTTGGTAGactgagaagaggaagagacggGAAACAAAACAAGTTAGCAGCTTCTGGTTTCAGAACACTGTGTGAAATCCTGTGAGGCCAGAGGAATCAAAGTGAAATGTAGCAGCCCAGTCCTCATGCTAGAAGTGCTAGCATCAGGTTCTTTCATCTGTTGCACCTCTGTCAGAGACACCTTTCTAACGCCTTGCACAATTATATATTCTTGTTAAGAGTTGCcatccaggccaggcgtggtggctcacacctgtaatcccagcactttggcaggccgagacgggtagatcacttgagaccagcctggccaacatagcgaaaccccatctctactaaaaaatacaaaaactacccaggcgtggtggtacatgcctgtaatcctagctactcgggaggctgaggcaggaatatcatttgaacccgggaggtggaggttgcaggtgGAGTGCagctgagatccagcctgggtaacagagtcagactctgtctcaaaaaaaaaaaaaaaaaaaaaaaaaaaaaaaaaaattgtcatcctGAGTTTGATGGCCTACAGTGAGCTGGACTCCAAGCTAAGTGCTTTTAGTGCTCTTtcctttatctatctatctatttatttatttatttatttatttatttttatcgctcttttacccaggctggagtgcagtggtgtgatcctggctcactgcaacctccacttccaggggtcaagtgattcttctgcctcagtctcccaaatagctgggactacagatgcgccctaccacagccagctaattttttttgtatttttagtagagatggcatctcagcatattgcccaggctggtctcaaattcctgagctcaggcaatctgctcacctcggcctcccaaagtgctgagatttcaggcgtgagcccctgcgcctggcccctTTCCTTTACTAATAATTGCCATATTCAGTCCGCATGACCCTCTGTTGAGGAAGTTGTATCatctattattctcattttatggatAGCACTGAGCAATAGGCCATCCATACCcaggcattttttctttttctttttttttcagggagggtctcactctgttgcacaggctggagtgcagtggtgtgatcaccacTCACGGCAGCCTCACCCTttggggctcaagcagtcttcaccttagcctcccaagtagcttgggctccaggtgtgtgccaccatgcccagctattttttttttttttaaacgaagtctcactctgttaccaggttggagtgcagtgacgcgatctcagctcactgcaacctcctcctcctgggttcaagcaattctccagcctcagcctcccgagtatctgggactacaggcacgtgccaccacacccagctaatttttgtatttttagtagagatggggtttcaccatgttggccaggatggtcttgatctcttgacctcatgatccgcctgcctcaaagtgctgggattacaggcgtgagccaccgtgcccggctgcccagctagtttttaaaaatttttgttgttattgagaccgagtctcactctgttgcccaggctggactcaaactcctgggctcaagcgatcctctcaccttgatctcccaaagtgctgggattataggcatgagccaccacacacttggctttctttcatttttttcatttttttttttgagatgggatctcactatattgtccagtctgaacctgaactcctgggctcaagcagtactactgtctcagcttcccaagtagccaggactactgcacccagcttcctaccaaaatatttttaatggggGCAAAGAATAGAGGAATAGACCGTCCAGAAGTAATGTGAAATAATTCTAATTTCCTACCCTTACTCCTGCTAAGTAagggctacacacacacacacacacacacacacactcagtcaCCCAGAGTCTGTCTTTCAGGGTCTGTGTCTCTATCTTACCTTGAGTTGTGAATACCCAGTGTTTTTGATGGGGCTAGATTGGCATGGGTTCATGAGACCTGATGATGAAACAAAGTACAGGTTACTCATCCAGCAGTTTTCCAAGGATGGAACACTACAAGCCTGGACTGCTTGTGTCTGGTGACCCAGGGGGTGATGGGGGTACGGTGAGGACAGGCTCCTACCTGGGACAGGGTACAGACTGAGCCCTTCCTGAAGATTCTCAACTAGGAAGCTGTGCTGTGGTTCCCTGTTCCAGACCTCACGGGGCTCAATATATCTGTTAATAAGCCTACAACTCCTGTCCCACCCTCTGATCACCGCCACCTCCTCTGTCACACTCACTCTGGAAGAGGGGCCAACAACTTTCTCAGCCACTCTCTGCAGAAGTTGGAAGGCTCCTTTGCAGCTGTAGGTTGGCATAAACCCACCCAGAGGGAGTTGACTAGCAAAGCATTAAAGGCCGACGGTACTTGGGAGAGTCAGAGAGGGTAGGGTAGTGGATACGGATTCTGCACTACAGGTCTGGGATGGAAGCAAAGGGCTCCTCTCCTCACCACCTCCCACTCCCAGGCTCCAGTCCAGAGTCTGTAAGGATTTTCTGCCCACCCTGGAATCTGTTGTTCATACAGAGATTGCCCTCCAGCTTAATAGATTCCCACTGAAGTAGGCTGGTGACCTGGCCTTTGGGAATCTTGGAGATTGCATTTGGAGGCGTGCTGAGTACAACGGGCTTGAGCACTTGGTTGTGTTGGCTGAGGTGGTGGCTGTGGTTGTGGTGGTTGTGGCCCTGGCCACGCCTGTTCCTGCGCCTGCGCCTGCGCCTGTGCCTGTGGCAATGGTGATGGCTGTGGTGACGGCTGTGGTGGTGGCTGCGATGTTGGCTGCACTGATGGCTGCTGCTGTGATGGCCGTCGTTGCTCCCGTGATGTCCACAATTTCGCCACTGGTGGTTGCGGCACATTTGACTTCTTAGGTGGCTGGAGCTTTTTCTCCGATTGTTGTTCTTCTTCCTGGTGTTTCTTCAGTTCCTGGCAAGAAGCCCCCGGGCAAGTGGcatcctcctctccccacccaatC encodes:
- the CCDC200 gene encoding coiled-coil domain-containing protein 200; translation: MGSAYHWEARRRQMALDRRRWLMAQQQQELQQKEQELKKHQEEEQQSEKKLQPPKKSNVPQPPVAKLWTSREQRRPSQQQPSVQPTSQPPPQPSPQPSPLPQAQAQAQAQEQAWPGPQPPQPQPPPQPTQPSAQARCTQHASKCNLQDSQRPGLMNPCQSSPIKNTGYSQLKSTNYIQQW